Proteins encoded by one window of Ulvibacter sp. MAR_2010_11:
- a CDS encoding nucleotide sugar dehydrogenase has product MTKDPIIAIIGLGYVGLPLAVAFASKYKVIGFDINEKRVSELNNGKDHTLEIESDDLKKSLIVTETSGLVISDKISDLAEAHVFIVTVPTPTDKYNQPVLTPLVKASETVGSILKQGDVVIYESTVYPGVTEDICVPILEAKSGLTFNSHFYAGYSPERINPGDKEHTVTKILKVTSGSTPEAATYIDKLYASVITAGTHLAPSIKVAEAAKVIENSQRDINIAFVNELSKIFRLLDIDTQAVLEAAGTKWNFLKFSPGLVGGHCIGVDPYYLAQKATEEGYNPEIILAGRRMNDGMGSYVAHEVVKLMIQKDIRVKNGNVLVLGITFKENCPDIRNSKVIDVISELKKYNLNVDVYDPWANKDEVQHEFGISLCSEKNNLKPKYDAVILTVAHEAFRDFKINSYTADTSVVFDVKSFLPKDQIDGRL; this is encoded by the coding sequence ATGACAAAAGACCCCATTATTGCCATCATCGGACTTGGATACGTTGGACTTCCATTGGCGGTGGCATTCGCTTCAAAATATAAAGTTATTGGCTTCGATATCAATGAAAAAAGGGTTTCCGAACTTAACAACGGAAAAGATCATACCCTGGAAATAGAAAGTGATGATCTGAAAAAATCTTTGATAGTTACCGAAACTTCCGGTCTTGTTATTTCCGATAAAATTTCAGATCTGGCCGAAGCACATGTTTTTATTGTAACAGTTCCTACACCAACCGATAAATACAATCAGCCGGTTCTAACACCTTTAGTGAAAGCGAGTGAAACTGTTGGGAGTATTTTAAAGCAAGGAGACGTCGTTATTTACGAATCTACTGTCTATCCCGGCGTGACCGAAGATATTTGTGTTCCTATTTTGGAAGCGAAGTCTGGCCTTACATTCAATTCCCATTTTTACGCAGGTTATTCCCCCGAAAGAATCAATCCGGGTGATAAGGAACATACCGTGACTAAGATTTTAAAAGTGACATCGGGGTCTACTCCCGAAGCAGCTACTTATATCGACAAGTTGTACGCTTCCGTAATTACTGCCGGAACTCATTTGGCACCTTCCATAAAAGTTGCTGAAGCTGCCAAAGTAATTGAAAACTCCCAGCGTGATATCAACATTGCCTTTGTAAACGAACTTTCCAAAATTTTCAGATTACTCGATATAGATACCCAGGCCGTATTAGAAGCAGCCGGAACAAAATGGAACTTTTTAAAATTTTCACCGGGTCTGGTGGGCGGACATTGTATTGGAGTCGACCCCTATTACCTGGCTCAAAAAGCAACGGAGGAAGGATATAATCCCGAAATTATACTGGCCGGACGGCGTATGAACGACGGTATGGGGAGTTATGTGGCGCATGAAGTGGTAAAGCTGATGATTCAAAAAGACATTAGAGTGAAAAACGGCAATGTGCTAGTGTTGGGAATTACATTTAAAGAAAATTGTCCGGACATTCGAAACAGTAAGGTAATCGATGTGATTTCAGAATTGAAAAAATACAACCTGAATGTCGATGTGTACGATCCCTGGGCAAATAAAGATGAGGTACAACACGAGTTCGGAATTTCTTTGTGTTCAGAAAAAAATAATCTGAAACCCAAGTACGATGCAGTTATCCTGACCGTTGCGCATGAGGCATTCAGAGATTTTAAAATAAATTCTTATACTGCCGATACTTCAGTAGTGTTCGATGTAAAATCGTTTCTTCCGAAGGATCAGATTGATGGAAGGTTGTAA
- a CDS encoding sugar transferase, with protein MLTRRQLVLKRIFDLSFSILILPFAIIPLILLTVLATLSTGSNGFFVQQRIGQHGKPFALYKIRSLKGSHHVDVLEIKQSETKFGSWLRRTKLDELPQVFNVLLGDMSWVGPRPDISGYADKLEGDDKIILSIKPGITGPATLTYRNEDNLLVQQSNPKEYNDIVIWPDKVAINKAYIQNWSLVGDVKYIIRSVFGSSW; from the coding sequence ATGCTTACAAGACGACAGCTTGTACTGAAGCGCATTTTCGACTTATCTTTTTCGATACTTATACTTCCTTTTGCAATTATTCCATTAATTTTGCTGACTGTATTGGCAACGCTAAGTACCGGTAGTAATGGTTTCTTTGTACAACAACGTATTGGGCAACACGGGAAACCCTTCGCCTTGTATAAAATCCGTTCTTTAAAGGGTTCTCATCATGTGGATGTTTTGGAAATAAAGCAAAGTGAAACAAAATTCGGCAGCTGGCTACGACGCACAAAATTGGACGAATTGCCTCAAGTGTTTAATGTACTGCTGGGTGATATGAGTTGGGTGGGACCTCGACCCGATATATCCGGATATGCAGATAAGCTTGAAGGTGATGATAAAATTATTTTGTCAATTAAACCCGGAATTACCGGACCTGCAACATTAACATACAGGAATGAAGATAATTTGTTAGTGCAACAATCCAATCCAAAGGAATACAACGATATCGTAATCTGGCCGGATAAAGTCGCTATTAACAAGGCGTATATTCAGAATTGGAGTTTGGTGGGAGATGTGAAGTATATTATTCGCTCTGTTTTTGGGAGTTCGTGGTGA
- a CDS encoding tyrosine-protein kinase produces the protein MSQEFDINEVHSTFDFKGFLIKVLSYWPLFLVSLLIAFGIAYYINVRKLPIYQMENMISIKDDQNPFFTTNTSLTFNWGGTTDKVNTAVITLKSRTHNEKVVERLQYYLNYFKDGKYQQEDAYMQTPFIVEVDTTLPQIINKQLIVVFKDSVTFTLSRQFEAGQKALQNYSTKEMSYLFLEAQNFKKEYKIGERITLPFFNATFVPNPEVPVRINKPYYLSFSNYNGVVKRYLSISVQPESDGSSVLRLRLTGVNKRRLVDYLNTSVGVLSEDMLERKNLFATKTIAFIDSSLTEKSAELSSVEDELNRFRDKNAIFDLNSEGQEINTRLNGLDLQKEAIEREINYYNILEDYLISRSDYREVPAPSVAGISEGSIVSGVGRIITLAEQRNKLQYSYKEGAPVFADIDRQIDAVKVVLLENISSSKGLKKQEQTRINRDIAQYEYEIKKLPKEQQELLKIERRYNLSQGTYNLFLAKRSEAGLVKAANVSDVLVIDSAKDTGDAKVGPNTQLNYLLAAFFGFLIPFVLTFLRVFFDTKIHTIKDIERLSKIPILGVIGKIKLENNLAVLDKPKSAIAESFRALRSSLQFIYRKQGIQGAKTVLITSSVSGEGKTFCSINIASVFALSEKRTVLVGLDLRKPKIFGDFNIDNSKGVVNYLINDMTLENITQKSHVEHLDIITSGPIPPNPSELLMSERMEELIENLKKEYDYIILDSPPLGLVSDSLALSKFADATIYMVRQNYTKRGMFALINEKYRTGEVKNISFVLNFFEDKAKYGYGYGYGYGYGYGYGYGAYGNGYHEDERKLTFIQKVKKFFSKNK, from the coding sequence ATGAGTCAGGAATTTGATATAAATGAAGTACACTCCACCTTTGACTTTAAAGGGTTTCTTATAAAGGTATTAAGTTATTGGCCCTTATTTCTTGTGTCTTTGCTAATTGCTTTTGGGATTGCATATTATATCAACGTACGAAAATTGCCCATCTATCAGATGGAAAATATGATTTCCATTAAGGACGATCAGAATCCCTTTTTTACTACCAATACAAGTCTTACCTTTAATTGGGGAGGAACTACAGATAAGGTAAATACTGCAGTAATCACATTAAAATCGAGAACCCATAACGAAAAAGTTGTGGAGCGCCTGCAGTATTATCTCAACTATTTTAAGGATGGTAAGTACCAGCAGGAAGATGCTTATATGCAAACTCCGTTTATTGTAGAAGTAGATACAACACTGCCACAGATTATCAACAAACAACTAATAGTAGTTTTTAAAGATTCGGTAACATTTACACTGAGTCGGCAATTTGAAGCAGGACAAAAAGCCCTTCAAAATTATAGCACCAAAGAAATGAGTTATTTATTTCTTGAAGCGCAAAATTTTAAGAAAGAGTATAAAATAGGTGAACGAATTACGCTCCCCTTTTTCAATGCCACGTTTGTCCCCAATCCGGAAGTTCCCGTTAGAATTAACAAACCTTATTATTTGAGTTTTTCCAATTATAACGGGGTCGTAAAAAGGTATCTTTCCATAAGTGTTCAGCCTGAATCGGATGGGTCATCGGTACTGCGACTTCGATTAACCGGAGTTAACAAAAGGAGGTTGGTCGATTACTTGAATACTTCAGTTGGTGTACTTAGCGAGGACATGTTGGAACGAAAGAATCTGTTCGCCACTAAAACCATAGCTTTTATTGATAGTAGCTTAACTGAGAAATCGGCAGAATTATCCAGTGTTGAAGACGAATTAAACCGTTTTCGGGATAAGAATGCAATATTCGATTTAAACAGCGAAGGACAGGAAATTAATACAAGACTGAATGGGCTCGATTTGCAAAAGGAAGCCATAGAACGTGAAATTAATTATTATAATATTCTCGAAGATTATTTGATAAGCAGATCAGATTATCGTGAGGTGCCTGCACCCTCGGTCGCTGGAATATCGGAAGGAAGTATTGTATCCGGCGTAGGCCGTATCATTACCTTAGCAGAGCAACGAAATAAACTGCAATATTCCTATAAAGAAGGCGCTCCTGTTTTTGCAGATATTGACCGTCAAATTGATGCTGTCAAAGTTGTACTTTTAGAAAACATCAGTTCGTCCAAGGGATTAAAAAAACAGGAACAGACGAGAATAAATAGGGACATAGCCCAGTATGAATATGAAATTAAAAAATTACCCAAAGAACAACAGGAGTTACTTAAAATTGAGCGTCGCTATAATTTAAGTCAGGGAACATATAATTTGTTTTTGGCCAAAAGAAGCGAAGCAGGGTTGGTAAAAGCGGCAAATGTTAGTGATGTACTCGTAATCGATTCGGCCAAAGATACGGGCGACGCCAAAGTTGGACCCAATACCCAGCTGAATTATCTATTGGCCGCATTTTTCGGATTTTTAATTCCGTTTGTTTTGACCTTCCTGCGCGTTTTCTTTGATACCAAAATCCACACCATCAAGGATATTGAACGCCTTTCAAAGATTCCAATTTTGGGTGTTATTGGTAAAATCAAATTGGAAAATAATCTGGCGGTACTGGACAAGCCTAAGTCGGCAATAGCAGAATCTTTCAGGGCACTGCGTTCCAGCCTGCAGTTTATTTACAGAAAACAAGGAATTCAAGGCGCCAAAACAGTGCTTATAACCTCTTCGGTAAGTGGGGAAGGAAAAACATTTTGTTCTATTAACATCGCTTCGGTATTTGCCTTAAGTGAGAAGCGCACTGTATTAGTGGGGCTGGATCTTCGGAAACCAAAAATATTCGGTGATTTTAATATAGACAATAGTAAAGGTGTTGTGAATTATCTTATCAACGATATGACGCTGGAGAATATCACGCAAAAATCGCACGTCGAGCATTTAGATATTATCACTTCGGGTCCCATTCCGCCTAACCCTTCAGAGTTATTGATGAGTGAGCGAATGGAAGAGTTAATAGAAAACTTAAAAAAGGAATACGATTATATCATTCTGGATTCTCCGCCTCTCGGTTTGGTTTCAGATTCATTGGCATTGTCCAAATTTGCAGATGCCACTATTTATATGGTGCGCCAAAACTATACGAAAAGAGGCATGTTCGCGCTTATTAATGAAAAGTATAGAACCGGGGAAGTTAAAAACATAAGCTTTGTCCTTAACTTTTTTGAAGATAAGGCAAAATACGGCTATGGTTACGGATACGGTTATGGATATGGCTACGGGTACGGCTATGGAGCCTATGGAAATGGATATCATGAAGATGAAAGAAAATTAACGTTCATTCAGAAGGTGAAGAAATTTTTCAGTAAAAATAAATAG
- a CDS encoding polysaccharide biosynthesis/export family protein, with protein MRSTLLFLFLLIAVCFSSCVSTKQLTYLQEDASQTDSLVSIRKKQEPYRLQVNDLLSIRVKALDQETVGIFNPINDANPNATGEERLYYDGFVVDPHGNIRVPSLGEIPVLGLTVEEVRKDIEERLLRDYFKAEANIFITVKLAGIRYTINGEIGGPGSRIIYRDQVSIMEAIANSGDITITGDRKNVVIIRQYPAGQKVHHIDLTTINATNSPYYYIQPNDLILINPLPQKALGTGTTGLQSFTTILTVITALTTTILLFIRL; from the coding sequence ATGAGATCTACCTTACTGTTTCTATTTCTACTTATTGCAGTTTGTTTTTCTTCCTGTGTTTCCACCAAACAATTAACCTACCTACAAGAAGATGCTTCACAGACGGATAGTTTGGTTTCAATTCGAAAAAAACAAGAACCGTATCGATTGCAGGTAAACGACCTATTAAGCATTCGGGTAAAAGCTTTGGACCAGGAAACAGTAGGGATATTTAATCCGATAAATGATGCAAACCCAAATGCCACAGGAGAAGAAAGATTGTATTATGATGGCTTTGTAGTAGACCCACATGGAAATATTAGAGTGCCGAGTTTAGGGGAAATTCCCGTTTTGGGATTGACAGTTGAAGAAGTTCGAAAAGATATTGAAGAACGGTTATTGCGTGATTATTTTAAGGCAGAAGCCAATATATTTATTACCGTGAAACTTGCTGGTATTCGATATACAATAAATGGTGAAATCGGCGGGCCGGGGTCTCGTATTATTTACAGAGACCAGGTGAGTATCATGGAAGCTATTGCCAATAGTGGCGATATTACTATTACAGGGGATCGAAAAAATGTTGTTATAATACGGCAATATCCAGCAGGACAGAAGGTACATCATATAGACTTAACTACCATTAATGCTACAAACTCACCTTACTATTATATACAACCTAATGATTTAATCTTAATAAATCCGTTACCGCAAAAAGCACTGGGGACAGGAACAACCGGGCTGCAATCGTTTACCACGATCTTAACAGTTATTACTGCATTAACAACCACTATTTTACTTTTTATACGATTATAA
- a CDS encoding ABC-F family ATP-binding cassette domain-containing protein yields the protein MNYLSVENVSKSYGERVLFTGISFGINAGQKIGFIAKNGTGKTSLLNILSGEDAPDEGEVVYRKNLKVSFLSQDPKLNASLTVEEAIFDSDNPILKIIANYEKAVQNPENAEAFQAAFEKMDAHHAWDFETRYKQILFKLKLDDLSQKVANMSGGQKKRLALANALLNQPDLLIMDEPTNHLDLEMIEWLENLFAKENMTLFMVTHDRYFLERVCNEIVELDEGNLYSYKGNYSYYLEKRDARIENQLTETEKAKQLYKKELDWMRRQPKARTTKSKSRIDDFHEIKSRAHQRRNDHEVQLELNMERLGTKVVELHNVSKAYDGKELFQKFDYHFLRGERIGIIGKNGTGKSTFLNIITGAIKPDSGKVVIGDTVKFGYYTQKGISIKEGQKVIDVVREFGDYIPLKKGRQISAQQLLERFLFDRKKQYDFVEKLSGGERKRLYLCTVLIKNPNFLILDEPTNDLDIVTLNVLESFLLDFPGCLIVVSHDRYFMDKIVDHLFVFRGEGEVQDFPGNYSDFRVYEDSAVAEKRAESGSETKQKSNWKEDSNKAKLSYSEQKEFQKLEKEIAKLETERELLQNKFATEKWSGDEIDKQSRNLQDIIDAVETKTERWFELSAKLEE from the coding sequence GTGAACTATCTGTCTGTTGAAAATGTTTCGAAATCGTATGGCGAAAGGGTCTTGTTTACCGGGATTTCCTTCGGAATAAATGCCGGGCAAAAAATCGGGTTTATCGCTAAAAACGGTACAGGAAAAACATCTCTTTTAAATATCCTCTCCGGGGAAGACGCCCCGGATGAAGGCGAAGTGGTCTATCGTAAAAATCTGAAGGTTTCATTTTTATCCCAGGACCCCAAGTTAAACGCATCACTTACAGTCGAAGAAGCGATTTTCGATTCGGACAATCCCATCCTGAAAATTATTGCCAATTACGAAAAAGCAGTGCAAAATCCCGAAAACGCTGAAGCTTTTCAGGCTGCCTTCGAAAAAATGGATGCCCATCATGCCTGGGATTTCGAAACGCGCTACAAGCAAATCCTCTTTAAGTTGAAGCTGGACGATCTTTCTCAAAAGGTTGCCAACATGAGCGGCGGACAAAAAAAGAGACTCGCCCTTGCGAATGCATTACTCAATCAACCCGATTTGCTTATTATGGATGAGCCTACCAACCATCTGGACCTGGAAATGATCGAATGGCTCGAAAATCTTTTCGCAAAAGAAAACATGACCCTTTTTATGGTAACGCACGATCGTTATTTTTTGGAGCGGGTTTGTAATGAAATAGTCGAACTGGACGAAGGAAATTTATACAGCTATAAGGGAAATTACAGCTACTATCTGGAAAAGCGTGACGCCCGAATTGAAAATCAGCTTACCGAAACCGAAAAGGCAAAACAACTCTATAAAAAGGAATTAGACTGGATGCGCCGCCAACCCAAGGCAAGAACTACCAAAAGTAAGTCAAGAATAGACGATTTTCACGAAATAAAATCGCGCGCACATCAGCGTCGCAACGACCATGAAGTGCAATTGGAATTGAACATGGAACGTTTGGGCACCAAGGTAGTCGAACTCCATAACGTATCTAAGGCTTATGACGGGAAAGAACTCTTTCAAAAATTCGATTACCACTTTCTTCGAGGGGAAAGGATAGGAATTATAGGCAAAAACGGCACGGGAAAATCTACTTTTTTAAATATAATCACCGGCGCTATCAAACCCGATTCGGGGAAAGTGGTGATTGGAGATACCGTGAAATTTGGCTATTACACCCAAAAAGGAATTTCGATCAAGGAAGGACAAAAAGTAATAGATGTGGTCCGGGAATTCGGGGATTATATTCCGTTGAAAAAAGGCCGACAAATTTCGGCACAGCAGCTGCTGGAACGCTTTCTTTTTGACCGTAAAAAACAATACGATTTTGTAGAAAAACTAAGTGGTGGGGAACGCAAACGCTTGTATTTATGCACCGTGCTAATTAAAAACCCCAACTTTCTTATTCTCGATGAGCCAACCAACGACCTCGATATTGTCACTTTAAATGTGCTCGAAAGTTTTTTACTGGACTTTCCCGGTTGTTTAATAGTGGTTTCTCACGACCGCTATTTTATGGATAAGATCGTGGATCATTTGTTTGTGTTTCGGGGAGAAGGAGAAGTACAGGATTTTCCGGGGAATTACTCCGATTTCAGAGTGTACGAAGACAGTGCTGTTGCCGAAAAAAGAGCAGAATCCGGTTCAGAAACAAAGCAGAAAAGCAACTGGAAAGAAGATTCCAATAAGGCGAAATTAAGTTATAGCGAACAAAAGGAATTTCAGAAGCTTGAAAAGGAAATTGCCAAGCTGGAAACTGAAAGAGAACTGCTTCAAAACAAATTTGCCACCGAAAAATGGAGCGGTGATGAAATTGACAAGCAATCCAGAAATTTGCAAGACATTATCGATGCCGTAGAAACAAAAACTGAGCGATGGTTTGAACTATCGGCGAAGTTGGAGGAGTAG
- a CDS encoding O-methyltransferase has translation MHQLKSYIKFLARSTNQHGVHSPFVYNLVTKCFYDSTVYPEYKILKNFRKQLLKSSETIEVTDFGAGSRVFKSNTRKVSHIAKHAGISVKRQQLLFRLVRYFKAEKCLELGTSLGLATAAMALGNPSVKVQTVEGCPNTGKTVKRFFDDFSMNNIEMHTVTFDTFFTEIHSEKYDLIFIDGNHDKAKTLEYFENLLKFVANNSVLVFDDIYWSAAMTEAWQEIIQHPKVTVSIDTFYWGIVFFRKEQRKEHFTIRL, from the coding sequence ATGCATCAACTAAAATCGTATATCAAATTTTTGGCAAGATCCACCAATCAACACGGGGTCCACTCACCTTTTGTCTACAACCTGGTCACCAAATGCTTTTACGATTCCACTGTTTACCCGGAATATAAAATCTTGAAAAACTTCAGAAAACAACTGCTCAAATCCTCTGAAACCATTGAAGTAACCGACTTTGGAGCAGGTTCCCGCGTTTTTAAATCGAATACAAGAAAGGTGTCACATATTGCCAAACATGCGGGAATTTCAGTAAAAAGACAGCAACTGCTGTTTAGGCTGGTTCGTTATTTTAAAGCTGAAAAATGTTTGGAGTTAGGAACATCACTAGGGTTAGCCACGGCGGCAATGGCTTTGGGAAATCCTTCAGTCAAGGTGCAAACCGTAGAAGGTTGCCCCAATACCGGCAAAACGGTAAAACGCTTTTTTGACGACTTTTCAATGAATAACATTGAAATGCACACTGTTACTTTCGATACTTTTTTTACTGAAATCCATTCAGAAAAGTATGATCTTATTTTTATAGACGGAAATCACGACAAGGCAAAAACACTTGAGTATTTTGAAAACTTACTGAAATTTGTCGCGAACAATTCGGTTTTGGTTTTTGATGATATTTATTGGAGCGCCGCTATGACCGAAGCCTGGCAGGAAATTATACAACATCCCAAAGTGACCGTGAGTATTGATACTTTTTATTGGGGCATTGTATTCTTCAGAAAGGAACAAAGAAAAGAACATTTTACAATTCGTTTGTAA
- a CDS encoding ABC transporter ATP-binding protein, with the protein MSLVIKIRNITRDFPLGQEVVKVLKGIDLDIEKGEYVALMGPSGSGKSTLMNLLGCLDTPTSGTYELSGHDVSDMSDDQLAEIRNKEIGFVFQTFNLLPRTTALENVALPMVYAGASKSVRTQRAEEVLKDVGLADRMDHKPNQLSGGQRQRVAVGRALVNKPSIILADEPTGNLDSITSLEIMNLFDEIHRAGNTVIIVTHEEEVAQHAHRVIRLRDGMVETDTRKK; encoded by the coding sequence ATGAGTTTAGTCATTAAAATTAGAAATATCACCAGAGACTTTCCACTAGGGCAAGAAGTTGTTAAAGTTTTAAAAGGAATTGATCTGGATATTGAAAAAGGAGAATACGTTGCCTTAATGGGACCTTCGGGATCGGGAAAATCTACACTTATGAATTTATTGGGCTGCCTGGACACTCCAACTTCCGGCACCTACGAATTGAGTGGTCATGATGTGAGCGACATGAGTGACGATCAGCTTGCAGAAATAAGGAACAAAGAGATTGGTTTTGTATTTCAAACCTTTAATTTGCTTCCCAGAACTACCGCTTTGGAGAATGTTGCCTTACCAATGGTCTATGCGGGTGCATCTAAAAGCGTTCGTACGCAACGCGCCGAAGAGGTTTTAAAAGACGTAGGACTGGCTGACCGTATGGACCACAAACCCAATCAGTTATCGGGTGGACAACGCCAACGTGTGGCTGTTGGGAGAGCTTTGGTAAACAAGCCTTCCATTATTCTTGCCGATGAACCTACAGGAAACCTCGACTCGATCACCTCTTTGGAAATTATGAATTTGTTTGATGAAATTCACAGGGCCGGAAACACTGTTATTATTGTAACCCACGAAGAAGAAGTTGCGCAACACGCTCACCGTGTGATTAGATTGAGAGATGGCATGGTTGAAACTGATACCAGAAAGAAGTGA
- a CDS encoding cob(I)yrinic acid a,c-diamide adenosyltransferase yields MKIYTKTGDKGTTALFGGTRVPKHHIRIESYGTVDELNSHLGLIRDQEIDGHYKETLMHIQDRLFTLGAILATDPEKAVLKSGKERLNIPKISEANITFLETEMDTMNASLPPMTHFVLPGGHPTVSYCHIARCVCRRAERLASHLHEVAPINEYVLMYLNRLSDYLFVLARKLSYDLHAEEIKWVPEKLK; encoded by the coding sequence ATGAAAATCTACACTAAAACCGGAGACAAAGGCACTACTGCCCTTTTTGGTGGGACACGGGTTCCAAAGCACCACATTCGCATTGAAAGCTATGGAACGGTAGACGAACTTAATTCGCATTTGGGTCTTATTCGCGATCAAGAAATTGACGGACATTACAAAGAAACGCTAATGCATATCCAAGATCGTCTTTTTACACTTGGTGCCATTTTAGCTACCGATCCGGAAAAGGCAGTACTTAAAAGCGGGAAAGAACGATTAAACATTCCAAAAATTTCAGAAGCCAATATCACCTTCCTCGAAACCGAAATGGACACCATGAATGCATCTTTACCTCCAATGACACACTTTGTCTTGCCCGGAGGCCACCCAACCGTGTCATATTGTCACATTGCACGCTGTGTATGCCGTCGTGCCGAGCGTTTGGCAAGCCATTTACACGAAGTAGCACCTATAAACGAGTATGTTTTGATGTATTTAAACCGACTTTCGGACTACCTGTTTGTGCTGGCACGGAAATTGTCCTACGACTTACACGCTGAAGAGATTAAATGGGTTCCAGAAAAACTCAAATAA
- a CDS encoding DUF2795 domain-containing protein has product MYWTLELASYLSDAPWPATKDELIDYAIRTGAPLEVVENLQAIEDEGDSYDSIEEIWPDYPTDEDYLWNEDEY; this is encoded by the coding sequence ATGTACTGGACACTAGAATTAGCATCCTATTTAAGTGATGCCCCTTGGCCGGCAACAAAAGACGAACTAATTGATTATGCAATTAGAACCGGAGCCCCGCTGGAAGTAGTTGAAAATCTACAAGCCATTGAAGATGAAGGAGATTCTTACGATTCGATCGAAGAAATTTGGCCCGATTATCCAACAGATGAAGATTATCTGTGGAATGAAGATGAATACTAA